One Halobaculum sp. CBA1158 DNA segment encodes these proteins:
- a CDS encoding cysteine desulfurase, with protein sequence MEAPEQESQPYPLDVEAVRADFPILERKVGGDVTVPGEDEGDTEPLVYLDNAATSHTPEPVVDAIADYYRSYNSNVHRGIHHLSQEASVAYETAHDRVAEFVGAEGREEVVFTKNTTEAENLVAYAWGLNELGPEDNVVLTEMEHHASLVTWQQIGKRTGADVRFVRVDEDGRLDMDHARELVDDDTAMANVVHVSNTLGTVNPVREFADLVHDHDGLIFVDGAQSVPHMPVDVGAIDADFFAFSGHKMCGPTGIGVLYGKEHLLEEMEPYLYGGEMIRKVTFEDSQWEDLPWKFEAGTPVIAQGIALHAAIDYLEDLGMENVHAHERLLAEYAYDRLTEYDDVEVYGPPGDDRAGLVAFNLDGVHAHDLSSILNDHAVAVRAGDHCTQPLHDKLGVAASTRASFYVYNTREEIDKLVEAVDDARQLFA encoded by the coding sequence ATGGAAGCGCCTGAGCAGGAGTCACAGCCGTATCCGCTCGACGTGGAGGCCGTCCGCGCCGACTTCCCCATCCTGGAGCGGAAGGTCGGCGGCGACGTGACCGTCCCCGGCGAGGACGAGGGCGACACGGAGCCGCTCGTCTACCTCGACAACGCGGCGACGAGCCACACGCCCGAGCCGGTCGTCGACGCCATCGCGGACTACTACCGCTCGTACAACTCGAACGTCCACCGCGGCATCCACCACCTGAGCCAGGAGGCCAGCGTCGCCTACGAGACGGCCCACGACCGCGTCGCCGAGTTCGTCGGTGCCGAGGGCCGCGAGGAGGTCGTCTTCACGAAGAACACCACCGAGGCGGAGAACCTCGTCGCGTACGCCTGGGGCCTGAACGAACTCGGCCCCGAGGACAACGTCGTGCTCACGGAGATGGAGCACCACGCCTCGCTGGTCACCTGGCAGCAGATCGGCAAGCGGACCGGCGCGGACGTGCGCTTCGTCCGCGTCGACGAGGACGGTCGCCTGGACATGGACCACGCCCGCGAACTCGTCGACGACGACACCGCGATGGCGAACGTCGTCCACGTCTCGAACACCCTCGGCACGGTCAACCCGGTTCGCGAGTTCGCGGACCTCGTCCACGATCACGACGGGCTGATCTTCGTCGACGGCGCGCAGTCGGTGCCGCACATGCCGGTCGACGTGGGGGCGATCGACGCGGACTTCTTCGCCTTCTCGGGACACAAGATGTGCGGCCCCACCGGGATCGGCGTGTTGTACGGGAAGGAGCACCTGCTGGAGGAGATGGAGCCGTACCTCTACGGCGGCGAAATGATCCGGAAGGTCACGTTCGAGGACTCCCAGTGGGAGGACCTCCCGTGGAAGTTCGAGGCCGGCACGCCCGTCATCGCCCAGGGGATCGCCCTCCACGCCGCTATCGACTACCTGGAGGACCTGGGTATGGAGAACGTCCACGCCCACGAGCGACTGCTCGCGGAGTACGCCTACGACCGGCTGACCGAGTACGACGACGTGGAGGTGTACGGCCCGCCGGGCGACGACCGCGCCGGCCTCGTCGCGTTCAACCTCGACGGCGTCCACGCCCACGACCTCTCCAGCATCCTCAACGACCACGCCGTCGCCGTCCGCGCCGGCGACCACTGTACCCAGCCGCTGCACGACAAACTCGGCGTCGCGGCGAGCACCCGCGCGAGCTTCTACGTCTACAACACGCGCGAGGAGATCGACAAACTGGTCGAGGCCGTCGACGACGCGCGCCAACTGTTCGCGTAG
- the sufU gene encoding Fe-S cluster assembly sulfur transfer protein SufU, which produces MGGGSDMYRQQILDHYKNPRNYGELDDATFSHTGENPSCGDTITVDVRLEDDGETIEYVAFSGDGCAISQASASMLSERLPGTTLDELEAMDTDDVTEMLGVDISPMRIKCAVLARQVAQDGAKLHEGDIDDLDVTRTED; this is translated from the coding sequence ATTGGCGGCGGCTCCGACATGTATCGCCAGCAGATCCTCGACCACTACAAGAACCCGCGCAACTACGGCGAACTCGACGACGCCACGTTCTCCCACACCGGCGAGAACCCCTCCTGTGGCGACACGATCACCGTCGACGTGCGGCTGGAAGACGACGGGGAGACCATCGAGTACGTGGCGTTCTCCGGCGACGGCTGCGCCATCTCGCAGGCGTCGGCGTCGATGCTCTCCGAGCGCCTGCCGGGCACGACCCTCGACGAACTCGAGGCGATGGACACCGACGACGTGACCGAGATGCTCGGCGTCGACATCTCCCCGATGCGGATCAAGTGCGCCGTGCTCGCCAGGCAGGTCGCACAGGACGGCGCGAAGCTCCACGAGGGCGACATCGACGACCTCGACGTGACCAGAACCGAGGACTGA
- a CDS encoding class I SAM-dependent methyltransferase: protein MEGDDVAYLEAARTVDDRAHSDAATAAFRSALVGGDRGTDRRHEGDHGGHDDHGDRGVRVLEAGAGTCGVLRRLVADGALPLGEWVAVDTDERALAAGRARLCEEAAEAGYAVDSTAVSEGGETAGGTGVRIGHRDRDAALRVRFRVDDARAVAEDGSEEPFDGVVARSFADLLAPEDVLALLRSAAPEGWYHLPLTFDGETRFAPDHPADDAVIDAFHGTMRNRGRAATLLVERLRAAGSPPAVDARADWVVAGDVAGEGASEEGDGYPADEATFLETVLDTVVASVRESGAVADATLSEWAETRRTQLERGTLEYEAVNRDLFGRVP from the coding sequence ATGGAGGGTGACGACGTGGCGTACCTCGAGGCCGCGCGCACGGTCGACGACCGCGCCCACAGCGACGCCGCGACCGCGGCCTTCCGGTCGGCGCTGGTCGGGGGCGATCGAGGGACTGATCGGAGGCACGAGGGCGACCACGGCGGCCATGACGACCATGGGGACCGCGGCGTCCGCGTGCTCGAAGCCGGTGCCGGCACCTGCGGGGTGCTCCGTCGCCTCGTCGCCGACGGCGCGCTCCCCCTCGGCGAGTGGGTCGCCGTCGACACCGACGAGCGCGCGCTCGCGGCCGGCCGAGCGCGGCTGTGCGAGGAGGCGGCCGAGGCCGGATACGCGGTCGACTCGACCGCGGTGAGCGAGGGAGGTGAGACGGCGGGCGGTACCGGAGTTCGGATCGGTCACCGCGACCGCGACGCCGCCCTGCGGGTCCGCTTCCGGGTCGACGACGCCCGCGCGGTCGCAGAGGACGGGAGCGAAGAGCCGTTCGACGGCGTCGTCGCTCGGTCGTTCGCGGACCTGCTGGCCCCCGAGGACGTGCTCGCCCTGCTCCGCTCGGCCGCGCCGGAGGGCTGGTATCACCTGCCGCTCACCTTCGACGGCGAGACGCGGTTCGCGCCCGACCACCCCGCGGACGACGCCGTGATCGACGCCTTCCACGGGACGATGCGGAATCGGGGACGGGCGGCGACGCTGCTGGTCGAACGGCTCCGGGCGGCGGGGTCGCCGCCGGCGGTCGACGCGCGCGCCGACTGGGTCGTCGCGGGCGACGTGGCGGGCGAGGGGGCGAGCGAGGAGGGGGACGGCTACCCGGCCGACGAGGCGACCTTCCTGGAGACGGTCCTCGACACGGTGGTCGCGTCGGTTCGCGAATCGGGCGCGGTCGCGGACGCGACGCTGTCGGAGTGGGCGGAGACGAGGCGAACGCAACTCGAACGGGGAACGCTCGAGTACGAGGCGGTCAATCGCGACCTGTTCGGGCGGGTACCCTGA
- a CDS encoding glycosyltransferase family 4 protein, with amino-acid sequence MAESPSRGTAGDSAAYDGLTVALVVPGDPDTTSGGFRYDRRLVAGLRAAGASVRAFSVPWRRYPIGVLDAPGLATGIPTGLREADAVVVDELAHPGAWGLVRRLRRGGTPAVALVHHLRHAEGGRLAPVAARLERLFLRGCSAAVCVSDTTARDVTALVGDDVPTHVAPPPADQFDPDVTAADVTRRAGESPFRVVALGSLVPRKGHGTLLQALAGLDEEGACCARESDADRDSDRDADRDSDRDADRDRDSDRETTVPDWRLAVVGPEPNPEHRRRVRALAGDLGVADRVSFRGRLSTPDLAAVLRESHALAVPSTYEGFGMAYLEGMGFGLPAVASAAGGASSVVADGETGFLVDPGDVAGVRDALATLATDRDALARMGAAALDRFASHPPWGDTVAGVAGFLAEVADGG; translated from the coding sequence ATGGCTGAGTCGCCGTCTCGCGGGACAGCAGGCGACTCCGCCGCCTACGACGGCCTCACGGTCGCGCTCGTCGTGCCGGGCGACCCCGACACCACCTCCGGAGGGTTTCGCTACGACCGCCGACTCGTCGCCGGCCTGCGCGCGGCCGGCGCGTCCGTTCGAGCGTTCTCTGTGCCGTGGCGTCGCTATCCCATCGGCGTCCTCGACGCCCCGGGGCTCGCGACGGGAATCCCCACGGGCCTTCGCGAGGCCGACGCCGTGGTCGTCGACGAGCTGGCACACCCCGGAGCGTGGGGGCTCGTCCGCCGACTCCGCCGCGGGGGGACGCCGGCCGTGGCGCTGGTGCATCACCTCCGGCACGCGGAGGGCGGTCGCCTCGCGCCCGTCGCCGCGCGACTGGAGCGGCTGTTCCTACGGGGGTGTTCGGCGGCCGTCTGCGTGAGCGATACGACCGCGCGTGACGTGACGGCGCTCGTCGGCGACGACGTGCCGACCCACGTCGCGCCGCCGCCGGCCGACCAGTTCGACCCGGACGTGACGGCGGCCGACGTGACTCGGCGGGCGGGAGAATCGCCGTTCCGCGTCGTCGCGCTCGGCTCGCTCGTCCCCCGAAAGGGACACGGGACGCTGCTGCAGGCGCTCGCCGGGCTCGACGAGGAGGGCGCGTGCTGTGCCCGCGAGAGCGACGCCGACCGCGACAGCGACCGCGACGCCGACCGCGACAGCGACCGCGACGCCGACCGCGACCGCGACAGCGACCGCGAGACGACCGTCCCCGACTGGCGGCTCGCCGTCGTCGGCCCCGAACCGAACCCCGAACACCGCCGCCGGGTCCGGGCGCTCGCGGGAGATCTGGGCGTCGCCGACCGCGTGTCGTTTCGCGGGCGGCTGTCGACGCCCGACCTCGCCGCGGTGCTGCGCGAGTCGCACGCGCTCGCGGTCCCCTCGACGTACGAGGGGTTCGGGATGGCGTATCTGGAGGGGATGGGATTCGGCCTGCCGGCGGTGGCTTCGGCGGCCGGCGGGGCGTCCTCGGTCGTCGCCGACGGCGAGACCGGGTTCCTCGTCGATCCGGGCGACGTGGCCGGCGTCCGCGACGCGCTCGCGACGCTCGCGACCGACCGCGACGCCCTGGCGCGGATGGGCGCGGCCGCGCTCGACCGCTTCGCGTCCCACCCCCCGTGGGGCGACACGGTCGCCGGCGTCGCCGGGTTCCTCGCGGAGGTGGCCGATGGAGGGTGA